AGGTCACAGCTTCTTGTGTCTTGAAGCATCCAAGTTTTATTAACCATTGCTCGTTATCAAATGATATTCAGTAGGACGCATGGTTGCTAAGAAAAAAATTCGTGCATGAATTTGAATACTGTATCTTAATTAGAATGCCGTGTGAAGTACCCCACGCTCAGCGTGCAGAAGCTGGGTCACAAATTTGGCCATCGATGTGGAGGAACGAAGTAAACTAATATAAGAAAACTTAAAAGCACACCTTACAATGGGGACTCCCGTTCAGAAGCACGGAGCTACAAAACGTGATCACCGCGAAAGTGGTGGTGACAATATGTTATTCTGCCACTAGAGTTTACCCCGATGACGCGTATATATACTCTGAATCAGAAAAATGGCTTCATAGAGAGATTTCAGTGGCGATAAACACAGCAGGTAATGTTATTTACAATCACCGGAGACAGGAGTGGGGCCGTGGAACAGGCGGCGATATTATTGTGCCTGGCAAGTGTCGACTGATCGTTAAGTGTAGGTGGAGGTGAAAAACTTTCATTAACCATTAAATCATTACAGAGAGGCGATTGGATTGGGGCTCTATTGGCCCCCTCTCCTCACAATATTAGGTGGAGCCCTTATTCTGGGGGCCAGATAGAGtaccttacaaggggccgggtagcgccgctGATCCtgcttgtagtaatcggtgacgTCTTTGAATGTAagggccagattgtctgattgggagtaggTTTCCAAGGACAGGGGGACAACCCGGGGAGAGTGTGCGCGGGTGGCCTGATCGCATACCCACTTGTGGTCCTCAGATGCAAGGCTTGCTGCATGCACTTAGCTCCTGCAAACACTACCACGTTTCACCCGACGCCAAGTTAAACGATTTTGATTGCTTCTTATCACAGATGGACTCCATTGTGGCATTAAGGAAGGAAACTTTGTTGGATGCTCTCAATTCCATGGCCTCCGAAATGTCCACCAGCCAGAAAGTAAGGCGCCACTTGAGAGACTCGGGGATTCCTTCTGCGGAAGAGCACGACACCGCGTCAAACCTGGTTTCTATAGGAAGCAGGGCGGACTGGGAATGCAATGACGTCACCATTACGCAAAAGGAAACTGCCGTCGCCGACGTGCTTGAAATCGAACGCCAGCCGTCGTCGTTCCCGAACGACTTGCGTCCTGAGGACAGTCCTGCGCAGTCTGAGCTGGACCAGCACGCGCTCGACGACCACGCCGGTCCTCCACGCTGGAAGTGCGGAACCTGCTCCAAGTACTTAAGCAGCGAGCGTGAGCTCAACCGTCATGCACACCAGGTGCATTTCGCACGACAGCTTTATCAGTGCGACGTGTGCCCGAAGACATATGCATACGCCAAGAGCTTAAAGGTGAAGACTCTCTTCTTTCATGTGGAAATGCTTCCTAGGGCTGTCAGGCTATGTTTCAGTAGCCTGTATAACAATGGAGCTACAGGCTTACGTCAAGAAGAACGAAGATCACCCATCACTtcccaggctttttttttttactgtgcgaATTCACCCTTTGGCATTTATTCACAATCTTACGCggctgatccgaagttcccgggttcgaacccgaccgcagcggctgcgtttttatggaggaaaaacgctaaggcgcccgtgtgctgtgcaatgtcagtgcacgttaaagatccccaggtggtcgaaattattccggagccctccactacggcacctctttcttccttccttgtttcactccctcctttatcccttcccttacggcgcaattcaggtgtccaacgatatacgagacagatactgcaccatttcctttcccccaaaaccaattaatattattattaatattacgcGGCGCTTACGCAAGGTCGCGCCTTATGTACACTGAATGCGAGGCCACGTAAACACGTGGATACGTTATTAATGTAATCCGGCTGAGCTTCGAAGAGCAAGAAGAGGAAGGGGACTAAGCATATTTAGATGAGAGAGATGTTTTTGGTTTATgtggctttaacgtcccaaagcgactcaggctatgagggacgctgtagtggagggttccggaaatttcaaccacctggggttatttaacgtgcactgacaacgcacagtacacgggcctctagaatttcgtctccatcgaaattcgaccgccgcggccgggatcgagcccgcgtctttcgggccagcagccgaccgccataaccactgagccaccgcggcggctttagaTGAGGGAGAGT
This portion of the Amblyomma americanum isolate KBUSLIRL-KWMA chromosome 10, ASM5285725v1, whole genome shotgun sequence genome encodes:
- the LOC144107197 gene encoding uncharacterized protein LOC144107197, producing MDSIVALRKETLLDALNSMASEMSTSQKVRRHLRDSGIPSAEEHDTASNLVSIGSRADWECNDVTITQKETAVADVLEIERQPSSFPNDLRPEDSPAQSELDQHALDDHAGPPRWKCGTCSKYLSSERELNRHAHQVHFARQLYQCDVCPKTYAYAKSLKEHKRFHTGEVAHNCPFCPAAFVRRSAMRLHVQAIHEVAKHRACGECGKKFAFKSTLLRHFRVHSGETPYACHLCPKRFARTDRLLDHLRAHDDEATHCEKKTALADQISKVQSEEPVYSEEPLHSEEQFYSEEPIILKDVRMA